From a region of the Alnus glutinosa chromosome 1, dhAlnGlut1.1, whole genome shotgun sequence genome:
- the LOC133876880 gene encoding MLP-like protein 31 produces MTLFGKVEADVEIKASAEKFHEIFRSRPHHISNVSPEKIQGCALHEGDWGIEGSVIYWDYVHDGEAKVAKQKIVAIDDTKKSITFKVIEGDLLKEYKNFEIVVQATPKGEGSLVHLTMEYEKLKDDIPEPNTLLQFGIDLSKDIDAHLTA; encoded by the exons ATGACTCTGTTTGGTAAGGTGGAGGCTGATGTAGAAATTAAAGCTTCCGCTGAAAAGTTTCATGAGATTTTCAGAAGCAGGCCACACCACATATCCAATGTTTCTCCTGAAAAAATACAGGGCTGTGCTTTGCACGAAGGTGACTGGGGCATTGAGGGCTCTGTCATCTACTGGGATTATGTCCATG ATGGGGAAGCAAAAGTTGCTAAGCAGAAAATTGTGGCAATAGATGACACAAAAAAGTCGATCACTTTCAAAGTGATTGAAGGGGATCTCCTGAAGGAATACAAGAACTTCGAAATCGTTGTTCAAGCTACTCCCAAGGGTGAGGGCAGCTTGGTGCATTTGACCATGGAATACGAAAAGCTGAAGGATGATATTCCAGAACCCAACACATTGCTTCAGTTTGGAATTGATCTCAGCAAAGACATTGATGCTCACCTTACCGCATAG